The following are encoded in a window of Algiphilus aromaticivorans DG1253 genomic DNA:
- a CDS encoding adenosine deaminase family protein — translation MHFRKSSGGFLATASAAFAALWLSGAAQAADFGEHFETIKEQASDEQLYRLLYDLPKGGDIHNHLGGSSRAEWWFELATDTERNGGYVYYTKTAIEDCPGPRSEPVDPRNPYLIYFHTIQESTYEDLSDCQKAEYEPMAGLDDEERAMWLSSLRLDKEGEGRYEFFEKTWRRIGELFRNPHITTELLVENMKRFGDEGVRYLELQTGAEGFVTPEGEPIPVERGVQYYEDRLAEKDARDTGVTVRFLYTVLRFAPDAEQDLRDAYAFVDAHDRWVGINMAGREDNDKGHPLRFLDTYREMRRKYSDVRLSIHAGEVDEPSKHVRQTLLLGAERIGHGVDLITDPDTMLLMQEGPYLVEIQLISNQLLEYTEDLSRHPFPEYLRTGIPVNLNTDDRGMWDTNMTDEYFTAIKHFDLSWEEVVEITRNGIAYSFAPEPEKQRMLRELDAALAAFEQRYGGSDWQAPLQRVEPETYTYGERVFGLSFP, via the coding sequence ATGCATTTCCGCAAGTCTTCCGGTGGCTTCCTCGCCACCGCTTCCGCCGCTTTTGCCGCCCTCTGGCTGAGCGGTGCCGCGCAGGCCGCCGACTTCGGCGAGCACTTCGAAACGATCAAGGAACAGGCCAGCGACGAGCAGCTCTACCGTCTGCTCTACGACCTGCCCAAGGGCGGCGACATCCACAACCATCTGGGCGGATCGAGCCGCGCCGAGTGGTGGTTCGAGCTCGCGACCGACACCGAGCGCAACGGCGGCTATGTCTACTACACCAAGACCGCCATCGAGGACTGTCCCGGGCCGCGCTCGGAGCCGGTCGATCCGCGCAACCCCTACCTCATCTACTTCCACACCATCCAGGAATCGACCTACGAGGACCTCAGCGACTGTCAGAAGGCCGAGTACGAGCCGATGGCCGGGCTCGACGACGAGGAAAGGGCGATGTGGCTGTCCAGCCTGCGTCTGGACAAGGAAGGCGAGGGTCGCTACGAGTTCTTCGAGAAGACTTGGCGGCGCATCGGCGAGCTCTTCCGCAACCCCCACATCACCACCGAGCTGCTGGTGGAGAACATGAAGCGCTTCGGCGACGAGGGCGTGCGCTATCTGGAGCTGCAGACCGGCGCCGAAGGCTTCGTCACGCCCGAGGGCGAGCCGATTCCGGTGGAGCGGGGCGTGCAGTACTACGAGGACCGGCTGGCCGAGAAGGACGCCCGCGATACCGGCGTGACGGTGCGCTTCCTCTACACGGTGCTGCGCTTCGCGCCGGACGCCGAGCAGGATCTGCGCGATGCCTATGCCTTCGTCGACGCCCACGATCGCTGGGTGGGCATCAACATGGCCGGGCGCGAGGACAACGACAAGGGCCACCCGCTGCGCTTCCTCGACACCTATCGCGAGATGCGGCGCAAGTACAGCGACGTGCGCCTGTCCATCCATGCCGGCGAGGTTGACGAGCCTTCCAAGCACGTGCGTCAGACGCTGCTGCTCGGCGCCGAGCGCATCGGTCACGGCGTCGACCTGATCACCGATCCGGACACCATGCTGCTGATGCAGGAAGGTCCCTATCTGGTCGAGATCCAGCTCATCAGCAATCAGCTTCTGGAGTACACCGAGGATCTCTCCAGGCACCCCTTCCCGGAATATCTGCGCACGGGCATCCCGGTGAATCTCAATACCGACGATCGCGGCATGTGGGACACCAACATGACCGACGAATACTTCACGGCCATCAAGCATTTCGATCTGAGCTGGGAGGAGGTCGTCGAGATCACGCGCAACGGCATCGCCTACTCCTTCGCGCCGGAGCCCGAGAAGCAACGCATGCTGCGCGAGCTGGACGCGGCGCTGGCGGCCTTCGAGCAGCGCTACGGCGGCAGCGACTGGCAGGCGCCGCTGCAGCGGGTCGAGCCCGAAACCTATACCTACGGCGAGCGGGTCTTCGGCCTGAGCTTTCCCTGA
- a CDS encoding adenine deaminase C-terminal domain-containing protein, protein MKRLQATTAADSQEAAFGRAWTAPVVLGALVIASMLGVAGCGGSGGSGGDTESEATDAVTLHGAPEAFEFDAETKARQKLVLVALAKAPADLVIENARVLNVHTLSWMDAQDIVIAEGRIAWVGPAGEWGGKAEETVDAEGLSAVPGFGESHKHIESSHLTPEYEAAMVLPQGTTWVAEGSHEFSNVAGEHNAEYWLMARDAGSPLKIYPALGSATPPTAYEVGGGYYGYDEVERMLASDRRVAGLGEVMDWPAIWNKESPGYQRLWETMQATRDARAVIEGHGGGLTELPEINGMAAAGLSSDHETQVGKEAWDKMERGIFLELRPDTIRVAIPYFLEQGLEDWTNVSVTTDDRDASASLKLGTMDYNLRVAIESGAPLEAAYAMASYYPARHWHLEDQVGSIAPGRYADIVLLSDPETVAIEKVYADGALVGDEGEYVGPIPEIDYPDWATDTMNVGRELVPEDFAIRVPAGTETAEVALLEPFYFEEDYMTARLPVDAEGVVQLDPEQPISKIGLTDRYQGKGAVSAMYWREIGPTTPDSAASCSVAHDLHNIWSVGNSDRAMAMATNKVASMDGGCALVRGHEVVASVRYEIGGLMTQRPAEEVAAEIDALHAAADDMEWLGDSPGWPKRMIFAFLTASPWKWALVAPYEGNPEGLVNVATGETHPVAWPAE, encoded by the coding sequence GTGAAGAGATTGCAAGCGACAACAGCAGCGGACTCGCAGGAGGCAGCGTTCGGCCGCGCCTGGACGGCCCCGGTCGTTCTGGGCGCGCTGGTCATTGCGTCGATGCTCGGCGTCGCCGGCTGCGGTGGCTCCGGCGGCTCCGGCGGCGACACCGAGAGTGAAGCCACGGATGCGGTGACGCTGCATGGCGCGCCCGAGGCCTTCGAGTTCGATGCGGAAACAAAGGCCCGTCAGAAGCTGGTGCTGGTGGCGCTGGCCAAGGCGCCGGCCGATCTCGTCATCGAGAACGCGCGTGTGCTGAACGTCCACACCCTGAGCTGGATGGACGCGCAGGACATCGTCATCGCCGAAGGGCGCATTGCCTGGGTCGGCCCCGCCGGCGAGTGGGGCGGCAAGGCCGAGGAGACCGTCGATGCCGAAGGCCTGTCGGCGGTGCCCGGCTTCGGCGAATCGCACAAGCACATCGAGAGCAGCCATCTCACGCCGGAGTACGAGGCGGCGATGGTGCTGCCCCAGGGCACGACCTGGGTGGCCGAGGGCTCGCACGAGTTCTCCAACGTCGCCGGTGAGCACAACGCTGAGTACTGGCTGATGGCGCGCGACGCCGGCTCGCCGCTGAAGATCTATCCGGCACTGGGCTCGGCGACCCCGCCCACCGCCTACGAGGTCGGCGGCGGCTACTACGGCTACGACGAGGTCGAGCGCATGCTCGCCAGCGACCGCCGCGTCGCCGGTCTCGGCGAGGTCATGGACTGGCCGGCGATCTGGAACAAGGAGAGCCCCGGCTACCAGCGCCTTTGGGAAACCATGCAGGCAACCCGCGACGCCCGCGCCGTCATCGAAGGCCACGGTGGCGGGCTCACCGAGCTGCCCGAGATCAACGGCATGGCCGCCGCCGGTCTGTCCAGCGACCACGAGACGCAGGTCGGCAAGGAGGCCTGGGACAAGATGGAGCGCGGCATCTTCCTGGAGCTGCGCCCGGACACGATCCGCGTCGCCATTCCCTACTTCCTGGAGCAGGGGCTGGAGGACTGGACCAATGTCTCGGTGACGACGGACGACCGCGACGCGTCGGCCTCGCTGAAGCTGGGCACGATGGATTACAACCTGCGCGTGGCCATCGAGTCCGGCGCACCGCTGGAGGCCGCCTACGCGATGGCCAGCTATTACCCGGCGCGGCACTGGCACCTCGAGGACCAGGTCGGCTCCATCGCGCCGGGGCGCTACGCGGACATCGTGCTGCTCAGCGATCCCGAGACCGTGGCCATCGAGAAGGTCTACGCCGACGGCGCCCTGGTGGGCGACGAGGGCGAGTACGTCGGCCCCATCCCCGAGATCGACTATCCCGACTGGGCCACCGACACCATGAATGTCGGCCGCGAACTGGTGCCCGAGGATTTCGCGATCCGGGTGCCCGCCGGTACCGAGACGGCCGAGGTCGCGTTGCTGGAGCCCTTCTACTTCGAGGAGGACTACATGACCGCGCGGCTGCCCGTCGACGCCGAGGGCGTCGTGCAGCTCGATCCGGAGCAGCCCATCAGCAAGATCGGTCTCACCGATCGCTACCAGGGCAAGGGGGCCGTTTCGGCCATGTACTGGCGCGAGATCGGCCCGACGACGCCCGATTCGGCGGCGAGCTGCTCGGTGGCGCACGACCTGCACAACATCTGGTCGGTGGGCAACAGCGATCGCGCCATGGCCATGGCCACCAACAAGGTGGCGAGCATGGACGGCGGCTGCGCGCTGGTGCGCGGGCACGAGGTCGTCGCCTCGGTGCGCTACGAGATCGGCGGGCTCATGACCCAGAGGCCGGCCGAGGAGGTTGCCGCCGAGATCGACGCGCTGCACGCCGCCGCCGACGACATGGAATGGCTGGGCGATTCGCCGGGCTGGCCCAAGCGGATGATCTTCGCCTTCCTCACGGCATCGCCGTGGAAATGGGCGCTGGTGGCGCCCTACGAGGGCAATCCCGAAGGGCTGGTCAATGTCGCCACCGGCGAGACGCACCCGGTGGCCTGGCCGGCCGAGTAG
- a CDS encoding adenine deaminase C-terminal domain-containing protein, whose protein sequence is MRTTNRKTPAALMAAMLAGAAATGAATAQDAGTVTLYDKPEPFTFDAETQARQKLVLVALEKEPADLVIKGAKVLNVYTLQWMENHDIVIAEGRIAWVGPSGEWGGKAAKTVDAEGEWAVPGFGESHKHIESSHVTPEYEAAMVLPQGTTWIAEGSHEFSNVAGPQNADFWQMARDAGSPLKVYTAIGSATPPTAYEVGGGYYGYDEVEDMLAKDRRVAGLGEVMDWPAVWDPENPGYQRLWETMQATRDARAVIEGHGSGLVDLPEINGFAAAGLSSDHSIRLAEEAWDKMGRGVFLELKPDALQVSIPYFLEKGLQDWSNISVTTDDRDALASLKLGTMDYNIKVALRAGAPLEATYAMASYYPARHWHIEDQVGSIAPGRSADIVLLSDPEKVAITDVYADGELVGDDGKYVGPIPEIEYPDWAHNTMNVGREIVAEDFAVRVPAGTDEATVALLEPFYFEDDFMTATLAVDADGNVLRDEAQSISKVGLTDRYQGKGAVSAMFWQNIGPTTPGSAASCSVAHDLHNIWSVGSSDRAMAMATNKVAEMDGGCALVREHEVVASVRYEIGGLMSQRPAQEVAADIEAMYDQADRMEWHGENPGWPHRMIAAFLTASPWKWVLVAPYEGNPDGFINLITGETHSVAWPADES, encoded by the coding sequence ATGCGAACGACGAACCGAAAGACCCCGGCCGCGCTGATGGCGGCCATGCTGGCGGGGGCGGCAGCCACGGGCGCTGCCACCGCCCAGGACGCCGGCACTGTGACGCTGTACGACAAGCCCGAGCCCTTCACCTTCGACGCCGAGACGCAGGCCCGGCAGAAGCTGGTGCTGGTGGCGCTGGAGAAGGAACCGGCGGACCTCGTGATCAAGGGCGCCAAGGTCCTCAATGTCTACACGCTGCAGTGGATGGAGAACCACGACATCGTCATCGCCGAAGGGCGCATCGCGTGGGTCGGTCCGAGCGGCGAATGGGGCGGCAAGGCGGCGAAGACGGTCGATGCCGAGGGCGAGTGGGCCGTGCCGGGTTTCGGCGAGTCGCACAAGCACATCGAGAGCAGCCACGTCACGCCCGAGTACGAAGCGGCGATGGTGCTGCCGCAGGGCACCACCTGGATCGCCGAGGGCTCGCACGAGTTCTCCAACGTGGCCGGTCCGCAGAACGCGGACTTCTGGCAGATGGCGCGCGATGCCGGCTCGCCGCTCAAGGTCTACACCGCCATCGGCTCGGCGACGCCGCCCACCGCCTACGAGGTCGGCGGCGGCTACTACGGCTACGACGAGGTCGAGGACATGCTGGCCAAGGATCGGCGCGTCGCCGGTCTCGGCGAGGTCATGGACTGGCCCGCGGTGTGGGACCCCGAGAACCCCGGGTACCAGCGCTTGTGGGAGACCATGCAGGCCACGCGCGATGCGCGCGCGGTCATCGAGGGTCACGGCAGCGGGCTCGTCGATCTCCCGGAGATCAACGGCTTCGCAGCTGCGGGGTTGTCCAGCGATCACTCCATCCGGCTCGCCGAGGAAGCCTGGGACAAGATGGGCCGCGGCGTCTTCCTCGAGCTCAAGCCGGATGCCCTGCAGGTGTCCATTCCCTATTTCCTCGAGAAGGGCCTGCAGGACTGGTCGAACATCTCCGTGACCACCGACGACCGGGATGCGCTCGCCTCGCTCAAGCTCGGGACGATGGACTACAACATCAAGGTGGCGCTGCGCGCGGGTGCGCCGCTGGAGGCGACCTATGCCATGGCGAGCTACTACCCGGCGCGCCACTGGCACATCGAGGACCAGGTGGGCTCGATCGCGCCGGGGCGTTCCGCCGACATCGTGCTGCTCAGCGACCCCGAGAAGGTCGCCATCACCGACGTCTACGCGGACGGCGAGCTGGTCGGTGACGACGGCAAGTATGTCGGCCCGATTCCGGAGATCGAGTATCCGGATTGGGCGCACAACACCATGAACGTGGGCCGCGAGATCGTCGCCGAGGACTTCGCGGTACGCGTGCCGGCCGGCACGGACGAGGCTACCGTGGCGCTGCTGGAACCGTTCTACTTCGAGGACGATTTCATGACCGCGACGCTGGCCGTGGATGCCGACGGCAACGTGCTGCGCGACGAGGCGCAGTCGATCAGCAAGGTCGGTCTCACCGACCGCTATCAGGGCAAGGGTGCGGTATCGGCGATGTTCTGGCAGAACATCGGGCCGACGACCCCGGGCTCGGCGGCGAGCTGCTCGGTGGCGCACGACCTGCACAACATCTGGTCGGTGGGCAGCAGCGACCGCGCGATGGCGATGGCCACCAACAAGGTCGCCGAGATGGACGGTGGCTGTGCGCTGGTGCGCGAGCACGAGGTCGTTGCCTCGGTGCGCTACGAGATCGGCGGCCTGATGTCGCAGCGGCCCGCCCAGGAGGTCGCCGCCGATATCGAGGCCATGTACGACCAGGCCGACCGCATGGAGTGGCACGGCGAGAACCCGGGCTGGCCGCATCGCATGATCGCCGCCTTCCTCACCGCCTCGCCCTGGAAGTGGGTGCTGGTGGCGCCCTACGAGGGTAATCCCGACGGCTTCATCAACCTCATCACCGGCGAGACGCATTCCGTGGCCTGGCCCGCGGACGAATCCTGA
- a CDS encoding adenine deaminase C-terminal domain-containing protein has translation MRTTNRKTPAALMAAMLAGAAATGAATAQDAGTVTLYDKPEPFTFDAETQARQKLVLVALEKEPADLVIKGAKVLNVYTLQWMENHDIVIAEGRIAWVGPSGEWGGKAAKTVDAEGEWAVPGFGESHKHIESSHLTPEYEAAMVLPQGTTWIAEGSHEFSNVSGEHNVDFWLMAADAGSPLKIYPALGSATPPTAYEVGGGYYGYDEVAALIASDRRVAGLGEVMDWPAIWNVDNPGYQRQWETMQATRDARAVIEGHGGGLVELGDINAMAAAGLSSDHEVRLPQEAWDKMQRGIFLQLKYDGIQAGVTYFLEKGLKDWSNISVTTDDRDALASLKLGTMDYNVKLALRAGAPLEAAYAMASYYPARHWHLEDQVGSLAPGRHADVVLLSDPETVAITDVYANGKLVGDDGEYVGPIPEIEYPEWATDTMNVGREVVADDFAIRVPAGTERATVALRQPYTFEDPFLTAEVAVDADGSVLRDDVQSISKVGLTDRYQGTGAVSAMFWRNIGPKTPDSAASCSVSHDLHNIWSVGSSDHAMAMATNKVVAMDGGCALVRDHELVASVRYEIGGLMTQRPAAEVAADIEAMFNEADRMEWHGETPGWPRRMIAAFLTASPRKWVLVSPYAGNPDGFVNLVTGEVHPVAWPAE, from the coding sequence ATGCGAACGACGAACCGAAAGACCCCGGCCGCGCTGATGGCGGCCATGCTGGCGGGGGCGGCAGCCACGGGCGCTGCCACCGCCCAGGACGCCGGCACTGTGACGCTGTACGACAAGCCCGAGCCCTTCACCTTCGACGCCGAGACGCAGGCCCGGCAGAAGCTGGTGCTGGTGGCGCTGGAGAAGGAACCGGCGGACCTCGTGATCAAGGGCGCCAAGGTCCTCAATGTCTACACGCTGCAGTGGATGGAGAACCACGACATCGTCATCGCCGAAGGGCGCATCGCGTGGGTCGGTCCGAGCGGCGAATGGGGCGGCAAGGCGGCGAAGACGGTCGATGCCGAGGGCGAGTGGGCCGTGCCGGGTTTCGGCGAGTCGCACAAGCACATCGAGAGCAGTCATCTCACGCCGGAGTACGAAGCAGCGATGGTGCTGCCGCAGGGCACCACCTGGATCGCCGAGGGCTCGCACGAGTTCTCCAATGTCTCGGGCGAGCACAACGTCGACTTCTGGCTGATGGCAGCCGACGCCGGATCGCCGCTGAAGATCTACCCGGCGCTGGGCTCGGCGACGCCGCCCACCGCCTATGAAGTCGGCGGCGGCTACTACGGCTACGACGAGGTGGCGGCGCTCATCGCGAGCGACCGGCGCGTCGCCGGCCTCGGCGAGGTCATGGACTGGCCGGCGATCTGGAACGTCGACAACCCCGGCTACCAGCGCCAGTGGGAGACCATGCAGGCCACGCGCGATGCGCGCGCCGTCATCGAGGGCCACGGCGGCGGCCTCGTCGAGCTGGGCGACATCAACGCCATGGCCGCGGCGGGGCTGTCCAGCGACCACGAGGTGCGCCTGCCCCAGGAGGCCTGGGACAAGATGCAGCGCGGCATCTTCCTGCAGCTCAAGTACGACGGCATCCAGGCGGGCGTCACCTACTTCCTGGAGAAGGGGCTGAAGGACTGGTCGAACATCTCGGTGACCACCGATGACCGCGACGCGCTGGCCTCGCTCAAGCTCGGAACGATGGACTACAACGTCAAGCTGGCGCTGCGCGCGGGCGCACCGCTGGAGGCAGCCTATGCCATGGCGAGCTACTACCCGGCGCGCCACTGGCATCTCGAGGATCAGGTGGGGTCGCTCGCCCCGGGACGCCATGCCGATGTGGTGCTGCTCAGCGACCCCGAGACCGTCGCCATCACCGATGTCTACGCCAACGGGAAGCTCGTCGGCGACGACGGCGAGTACGTCGGCCCGATCCCCGAGATCGAGTACCCCGAGTGGGCCACCGACACCATGAACGTCGGCCGCGAGGTCGTCGCCGACGACTTCGCCATCCGCGTGCCGGCCGGTACCGAGCGCGCCACCGTTGCGCTGCGTCAGCCCTACACCTTCGAGGACCCCTTCCTCACCGCCGAAGTGGCGGTGGATGCCGACGGCAGCGTGCTGCGCGACGACGTGCAGTCCATCAGCAAGGTCGGTCTCACCGATCGCTATCAGGGAACCGGCGCGGTATCGGCGATGTTCTGGCGGAACATCGGGCCGAAGACGCCGGATTCGGCGGCGAGCTGCTCCGTCTCGCACGACCTGCACAACATCTGGTCGGTCGGCAGCAGCGATCACGCGATGGCGATGGCCACCAACAAGGTGGTGGCGATGGACGGCGGCTGCGCACTGGTGCGCGACCACGAGCTCGTCGCCTCGGTGCGCTACGAGATCGGCGGGCTGATGACGCAGCGCCCGGCGGCGGAGGTCGCTGCCGACATCGAGGCCATGTTCAACGAGGCCGACCGCATGGAATGGCACGGCGAGACCCCCGGCTGGCCGCGGCGGATGATCGCGGCCTTCCTGACCGCCTCGCCGCGGAAGTGGGTGCTGGTCTCCCCCTATGCGGGCAACCCGGACGGCTTCGTCAATCTGGTCACGGGCGAAGTGCATCCGGTGGCCTGGCCCGCCGAATAG
- a CDS encoding adenosine deaminase family protein, with protein sequence MPHSISSYPLRRCIGLVVLGAALAACSSGGDAEKAAQQPPAASASDEASATDAAAASGSGFTPSPDFAERFEVIKDSASAEQLYRFLYDLPKGGDLHNHLGGSNRAEWWHEVAVDTERNGGYVYYTKTSIADCREAMRQPVDPGEPYLIYYHTIQASHFESLSDCRKSEYERLAELDEDEKREWLSSLRLDREGEGRWEFFERTGERIADLRRNPYIVTEMLVENMKRFGHEGVRYLELQASARGFVTPEGEPIPPAEVVQMYRDRMAEPDARDTGVTVRFLYTIGRYRPDAEQDLRDTYAFVDKYDDLWVGINMAGREDNDKGHPLRFLETYREMRRKYSGVDLAIHAGEVDEPSEHVRQTLLLGAKRIGHGVDLITDDDTMLLMRHGPYMVEIQLISNQLLEYTPDLSVHPFPEYLRTGIPVNLNTDDRGMWDTNMTDEYYTAVTYFDLSWKEVVQLGHNSLQHSFAPEPVKQRMLEDYAREVAAFEQRYGGSDWQSPLASVQAETYTYGESEFGISF encoded by the coding sequence ATGCCCCATTCGATTTCGTCGTATCCGCTGCGGCGCTGTATCGGCCTCGTCGTTCTCGGCGCCGCGCTGGCGGCTTGCTCATCGGGCGGCGATGCCGAGAAGGCGGCACAGCAGCCACCCGCCGCCAGTGCCAGCGACGAAGCAAGCGCGACCGACGCCGCTGCCGCCAGTGGCAGTGGCTTCACGCCAAGCCCGGACTTCGCCGAACGCTTCGAGGTCATCAAGGATTCGGCCAGCGCCGAGCAGCTCTATCGCTTCCTCTACGACCTGCCCAAGGGCGGTGACCTGCATAACCATCTCGGCGGATCGAACCGGGCCGAGTGGTGGCATGAGGTGGCCGTCGACACCGAGCGCAATGGCGGCTATGTCTACTACACCAAGACATCGATCGCCGACTGCCGCGAAGCCATGCGCCAGCCGGTCGATCCCGGCGAGCCCTACCTGATCTACTACCACACCATCCAGGCCTCGCATTTTGAGTCGCTGAGCGACTGTCGGAAGAGCGAGTACGAGCGGCTGGCCGAGCTCGACGAGGACGAGAAGCGGGAATGGTTGTCGAGCCTGCGCCTGGACCGGGAGGGCGAGGGTCGCTGGGAATTCTTCGAGCGTACCGGCGAGCGCATCGCCGACCTGCGGCGCAACCCCTATATCGTCACCGAGATGCTGGTCGAGAACATGAAGCGCTTCGGCCACGAGGGCGTGCGCTATCTTGAGCTGCAGGCGAGCGCGCGCGGCTTCGTCACCCCCGAGGGCGAGCCCATTCCGCCCGCCGAGGTCGTGCAGATGTACCGCGACCGCATGGCCGAGCCCGACGCGCGGGACACCGGAGTGACGGTGCGCTTTCTCTACACCATCGGCCGCTATCGTCCCGACGCCGAGCAGGATCTGCGCGATACCTACGCCTTCGTCGACAAGTACGACGATCTCTGGGTGGGCATCAACATGGCCGGGCGCGAGGACAACGACAAGGGGCACCCGCTGCGCTTCCTCGAGACCTATCGCGAGATGCGCCGCAAGTACAGTGGCGTGGATCTGGCGATCCACGCCGGCGAGGTCGACGAGCCCTCGGAGCATGTGCGCCAGACGCTGCTGCTCGGTGCCAAGCGCATCGGCCACGGTGTCGATCTCATCACCGACGACGACACCATGCTGCTGATGCGGCACGGCCCCTACATGGTCGAGATCCAGCTGATCAGCAATCAGCTGCTGGAATACACGCCGGATCTGTCGGTCCATCCCTTCCCGGAATATCTGCGTACCGGCATCCCGGTGAACCTCAACACCGACGACCGTGGCATGTGGGACACCAACATGACCGACGAGTACTACACGGCGGTCACCTACTTCGACCTCAGCTGGAAGGAGGTCGTGCAGCTCGGCCACAACAGCCTGCAGCATTCCTTCGCTCCGGAGCCCGTGAAGCAGCGCATGCTGGAGGACTACGCCCGCGAAGTCGCGGCCTTCGAGCAGCGCTACGGCGGCAGCGACTGGCAGAGCCCGCTGGCGTCGGTGCAGGCGGAGACCTACACCTACGGCGAGAGCGAATTCGGCATCTCCTTCTGA
- a CDS encoding adenine deaminase C-terminal domain-containing protein, which produces MRSMRTVTPTAARAALLCAVMLAPPAGAAEPGTVTLYDKPEPFTFDAETQARQKLVLVALEKEPADLVISGATVLNVHTLQWMENHDIVIAEGRIAWVGPSGEWNGKAAKTVDAEGQWAVPGFGESHKHIESSHLTPEYEAAMVLPQGTTWVAEGSHEFSNVSGEHNATFWLMARDAGSPLKIYPALGSATPPTAYEVGGGYYGYDEVARMLASDRRVAGLGEVMDWPAIWNKESPGYQRLWETMQATRDARAVIEGHGGGLTELPEINGMAAAGLSSDHETQVGKEAWDKMARGIFLELRPDTIRVAIPYFLEQGLADWSNVSVTTDDRDASASLELGTMDYNLRVALDSGAPLEAAYAMASYYPARHWHLEDQVGSIAPGRYADIVLLSDPEKVVITDVYADGMLVGDDGEYVGPIPDIEYPEWATDTMNVGREVTADDFAIRVPAGTETATVAVLEPFYFGEDFMTAQLPVDASGLVQLDPDQPLSKIGLTDRYQGRGAVSSMYWQNIGPTTPGSAASCSVAHDLHNIWSVGNSDRAMAMATNRVAAMGGGCALVRGHEVAASVRYEIGGLMTQRPAREVADEIDAMYAAAEEMEWLGEAPGWPKRMIFAFLTASPWKWALVAPYEGNPEGLVNVATGETHPVAWPAE; this is translated from the coding sequence ATGCGATCGATGAGAACGGTGACGCCAACCGCAGCCCGAGCGGCCCTGCTCTGCGCGGTCATGCTGGCGCCGCCCGCCGGCGCCGCCGAGCCGGGGACCGTCACCCTGTACGACAAGCCCGAGCCCTTCACCTTCGACGCCGAGACGCAGGCCCGGCAGAAGCTGGTGCTGGTGGCGCTGGAGAAGGAGCCGGCGGATCTGGTCATCAGCGGTGCCACCGTGCTGAACGTGCACACGCTGCAGTGGATGGAGAACCACGACATCGTCATCGCCGAGGGGCGCATCGCCTGGGTCGGGCCCAGCGGGGAGTGGAACGGCAAGGCGGCGAAGACGGTGGATGCCGAGGGCCAGTGGGCGGTGCCGGGCTTCGGCGAGTCGCACAAGCACATCGAGAGCAGTCATCTCACGCCGGAGTACGAAGCAGCGATGGTGCTGCCGCAGGGCACCACCTGGGTCGCCGAGGGCTCGCACGAGTTCTCCAATGTCTCGGGCGAGCACAACGCGACCTTCTGGCTCATGGCGCGCGACGCCGGCTCGCCGCTGAAGATCTATCCGGCGCTGGGCTCGGCGACCCCGCCCACCGCCTACGAGGTCGGCGGCGGCTACTACGGCTATGACGAGGTCGCGCGCATGCTGGCGAGCGACCGGCGCGTGGCGGGTCTCGGCGAGGTGATGGACTGGCCCGCCATCTGGAACAAGGAAAGCCCCGGCTACCAGCGGCTCTGGGAAACCATGCAGGCCACGCGTGATGCGCGTGCGGTGATCGAGGGTCACGGCGGCGGTCTTACCGAGCTGCCCGAGATCAACGGCATGGCCGCGGCCGGCCTGTCGAGCGACCACGAGACCCAGGTCGGCAAGGAGGCCTGGGACAAGATGGCACGCGGCATCTTCCTGGAGCTGCGTCCGGACACCATCCGGGTCGCGATCCCCTACTTCCTGGAGCAGGGACTGGCGGACTGGTCGAACGTCTCGGTGACCACCGACGACCGCGATGCCTCGGCGTCGCTGGAGCTCGGGACCATGGACTACAACCTCAGGGTGGCGCTCGATTCGGGCGCGCCGCTGGAGGCGGCCTACGCCATGGCGAGCTACTACCCGGCGCGCCACTGGCACCTCGAGGATCAGGTCGGCTCCATCGCCCCGGGGCGCTATGCCGACATCGTGCTGCTCAGCGACCCCGAGAAGGTCGTCATCACCGATGTCTACGCCGACGGCATGCTGGTCGGCGACGACGGCGAGTACGTCGGCCCGATCCCCGACATCGAGTATCCGGAGTGGGCCACCGACACCATGAACGTCGGCCGCGAGGTGACCGCCGACGATTTCGCCATTCGCGTGCCGGCCGGCACCGAGACCGCGACCGTGGCGGTGCTCGAGCCCTTCTACTTCGGCGAGGACTTCATGACCGCGCAGCTGCCGGTCGACGCATCCGGCCTGGTGCAGCTCGACCCGGATCAGCCGCTCAGCAAGATCGGCCTGACCGATCGCTACCAGGGCAGGGGGGCGGTCTCGTCGATGTACTGGCAGAACATCGGTCCGACGACGCCGGGCTCGGCGGCCAGCTGCTCGGTGGCGCACGACCTGCACAACATCTGGTCGGTGGGCAACAGCGATCGCGCCATGGCCATGGCGACGAACCGGGTGGCCGCGATGGGGGGCGGCTGCGCGCTGGTGCGCGGGCACGAAGTCGCCGCATCCGTGCGCTACGAGATCGGCGGCCTGATGACCCAGCGGCCGGCGCGTGAAGTCGCCGACGAGATCGACGCCATGTATGCCGCCGCCGAGGAAATGGAATGGCTCGGCGAAGCGCCCGGCTGGCCCAAGCGGATGATCTTCGCCTTCCTCACGGCATCGCCGTGGAAATGGGCGCTGGTGGCGCCCTACGAGGGCAATCCCGAAGGGCTGGTCAATGTCGCCACCGGCGAGACGCACCCGGTGGCCTGGCCGGCCGAGTAG